Genomic segment of Actinomycetota bacterium:
ATGATCTTTCTCTCTCGCGGCGTCATGGGCTCCAGTTTCACCGGTTTCCTGGTCGTTATGGCTTTGTCGGCCATCCTTTCCGCATATTCCCTCAGCTTCTGGCGCCGCCTTTCCTTGTACCTCTCCACGTCTATGACGATCCTCCGCACCTCGGGGCATGAACGCCGCACGATGGTTGTAACGATATCCTGAAGCGCCTGCAGGGTGGACCCCCCTCTGCCGATGAGGATACCCAGATCGTCTCCCCACACGTCAACGTGGATCTCCTCTTCGTCCTCCCAGCTTGTCACCCTGGTGCGAAGGTCCATTAGGTTCACGATATCCACGACGACGCTCTTCGGCGTCAACTCCCGCTCGACCGTTTC
This window contains:
- the jag gene encoding RNA-binding cell elongation regulator Jag/EloR, whose protein sequence is METVERELTPKSVVVDIVNLMDLRTRVTSWEDEEEIHVDVWGDDLGILIGRGGSTLQALQDIVTTIVRRSCPEVRRIVIDVERYKERRRQKLREYAERMADKAITTRKPVKLEPMTPRERKIIHDALKDFAGVESKSEGEDPQRRIIISPA